A part of Mycolicibacterium sp. TUM20985 genomic DNA contains:
- a CDS encoding class I SAM-dependent methyltransferase translates to MSTRWQHTDAPRGDDYDARWARLAEAGEGIHGEADLVDDLLRATGGRRVLDAGCGTGRVAIELARRGHDVVGIDADPDMLDTARAKAPELTWLHGDLAEPPGASFSSVDVVLLAGNVMIFLDPGTEALVVGGLAAALAPGGRLVAGFSIWPDRLPLEEYDQYTAAAGLTLENRWATWDRTPYDGGDYAVSVHRRARVAGSSLS, encoded by the coding sequence GTGAGCACGCGATGGCAGCACACCGATGCGCCCCGTGGTGACGACTACGACGCGCGGTGGGCACGGCTCGCCGAGGCCGGCGAAGGCATCCACGGTGAGGCCGACCTCGTCGACGACCTCTTGAGGGCGACGGGTGGACGGCGGGTCCTCGACGCCGGGTGCGGAACCGGGCGAGTCGCGATCGAACTGGCCCGCCGGGGCCATGACGTCGTCGGCATCGACGCCGATCCCGACATGCTCGACACCGCGCGCGCCAAGGCGCCGGAGCTCACCTGGCTGCATGGCGATCTCGCCGAGCCGCCGGGCGCCTCGTTCTCCTCCGTCGACGTCGTCCTGCTTGCGGGCAACGTGATGATCTTCCTCGACCCGGGCACCGAAGCGCTCGTGGTCGGCGGACTGGCGGCTGCCCTGGCGCCGGGCGGCCGGCTGGTGGCCGGCTTCTCGATCTGGCCGGACCGCCTGCCGCTCGAGGAGTACGACCAGTACACCGCCGCTGCCGGGTTGACGCTCGAGAATCGTTGGGCGACATGGGATCGCACCCCTTATGACGGGGGTGACTACGCCGTGTCGGTGCATCGTCGGGCACGTGTGGCAGGGTCGTCGCTCTCGTGA
- a CDS encoding GTP cyclohydrolase II: MTADADAANSPAVSKSAAGHIRLTSHSGGVGALQITWYAPTATERGPVIGTTTKRAHRNVIGTHSGSYGVYRALAIAAGALSREHKADLTDTAPTDVIGPHPQWSEPGKIVSLDPWGATVAEVFADELAAGHDMRPSIAVTKAHVILPEIVDAVRHGRLVPDGTVLLPSGAALVTKAAIEPVWYLPGVAQRFDCTETDLRRVLFEETGGMYPELVTRSDLEVFLPPIGGQTVYVFGNPTDLADPSVELTARVHDECNGSDVFGSDICTCRPYLTHAIEECILGAQRGGVGLVAYSRKEGRALGEVTKFLVYNARKRQVGGDTADQYFARTECVAGVQDMRFQELMPDVLHWFGVRKIHRLVSMSNMKYDAITGSGIEVGERVNIPDELVPADARVEIDAKMAAGYFTPGPVPDGAELKKAKGRGLSG, translated from the coding sequence GTGACTGCCGACGCAGATGCCGCGAACTCCCCCGCCGTGTCGAAGTCCGCTGCCGGACACATCCGATTGACCTCGCACAGCGGCGGAGTCGGCGCGCTCCAGATCACGTGGTACGCCCCAACGGCGACCGAGCGCGGACCGGTGATCGGAACCACCACCAAGCGGGCGCACCGCAACGTGATCGGCACGCACAGCGGTTCCTACGGTGTGTACCGGGCGCTGGCCATCGCCGCGGGCGCGCTGTCCCGTGAGCACAAGGCAGACCTCACCGATACCGCGCCGACCGACGTCATCGGCCCCCATCCGCAGTGGAGCGAGCCCGGCAAGATCGTCAGCCTGGATCCGTGGGGAGCCACGGTCGCCGAGGTGTTCGCCGACGAACTCGCCGCCGGTCACGACATGCGCCCGTCCATCGCCGTCACGAAGGCGCACGTCATCCTGCCCGAGATCGTCGACGCCGTACGCCACGGCAGGCTCGTCCCCGACGGCACGGTGCTGCTGCCCAGTGGCGCGGCACTGGTGACCAAGGCGGCGATCGAGCCGGTCTGGTATCTGCCGGGGGTGGCGCAGCGGTTCGACTGCACCGAGACCGATCTGCGCCGGGTCCTGTTCGAGGAGACCGGCGGGATGTACCCCGAGCTCGTCACCCGTTCGGATCTCGAGGTATTCCTTCCCCCCATCGGCGGGCAGACCGTCTACGTCTTCGGGAATCCCACCGATCTGGCGGATCCGTCGGTCGAGCTGACGGCGCGCGTCCACGACGAGTGCAACGGTTCGGACGTGTTCGGCTCCGACATCTGCACCTGCCGGCCGTATCTCACGCACGCCATCGAGGAGTGCATCCTCGGCGCCCAGCGCGGCGGCGTCGGATTGGTGGCCTACTCGCGCAAGGAGGGGCGCGCCCTCGGCGAGGTCACGAAGTTCCTGGTCTACAACGCCCGCAAGCGCCAAGTCGGCGGCGACACCGCTGATCAGTACTTCGCGCGGACGGAATGTGTTGCGGGCGTGCAGGACATGCGCTTTCAGGAGCTGATGCCGGACGTGCTGCACTGGTTCGGCGTTCGCAAGATCCACCGCCTGGTGTCGATGAGCAACATGAAGTACGACGCCATCACGGGGTCGGGCATCGAGGTCGGCGAGCGCGTCAACATCCCCGACGAACTGGTGCCGGCCGATGCACGCGTCGAGATCGACGCCAAGATGGCCGCCGGTTACTTCACCCCGGGACCCGTCCCCGACGGTGCGGAGCTGAAAAAGGCGAAGGGCCGCGGGCTGAGCGGATGA
- a CDS encoding Rv0518 family GDSL lipase: MGTRLATFVTSVALLVGLLLHAPSTRVTQYHALTAGAPLSRVAVVGDSYTNGTAIGGQGGNAWPVRAWRTLARQGVPVNADVAAEGRAGYGARGDQGNLFGDLVPRAVKPDDALVVFYGSRNDQGIDPNALSGQIFNAFSLAHGIAPTARLLVIGPPWPTADVPPAVLQIRDILAFQSVLAGATFIDPIAERWFVDRPDLIGPDGVHPTDAGHVYMADMIAPLIGGQLPRRV, from the coding sequence ATGGGTACTCGTCTGGCCACCTTCGTCACGTCGGTCGCCCTGCTTGTCGGATTGCTGCTCCACGCGCCGTCGACCCGGGTGACGCAGTACCACGCCCTGACCGCAGGCGCTCCGCTCAGCCGCGTGGCCGTCGTCGGTGACTCCTATACCAATGGCACCGCGATCGGCGGTCAGGGCGGCAACGCTTGGCCCGTGCGGGCGTGGCGGACCCTGGCGCGCCAGGGCGTGCCGGTCAACGCCGACGTGGCCGCCGAGGGCCGGGCCGGCTACGGGGCACGCGGCGACCAGGGCAACCTCTTCGGCGATCTCGTTCCGCGGGCCGTCAAACCCGACGACGCCCTGGTGGTGTTCTACGGCTCGCGCAATGACCAGGGCATCGACCCGAACGCGCTCAGCGGGCAGATCTTCAACGCGTTCTCCCTCGCGCACGGCATCGCACCGACCGCGCGACTCCTCGTCATCGGACCGCCGTGGCCGACGGCCGACGTCCCGCCGGCCGTCCTGCAGATCCGCGACATCCTGGCGTTCCAGTCCGTACTGGCGGGAGCCACGTTCATCGACCCGATCGCCGAGCGGTGGTTCGTCGACCGGCCCGACCTGATCGGACCGGACGGTGTGCACCCGACGGATGCCGGCCACGTGTACATGGCGGACATGATCGCGCCGCTCATCGGTGGTCAGTTGCCGCGCCGGGTCTGA
- the upp gene encoding uracil phosphoribosyltransferase produces MDGLHLIDHPLIQHKLTLLRRKESSTKTFRQLVNEIATLLAYEVLRDVPLHDIEIETPLETMTGRVIDGKKLVFVSILRAGTGILDGMLDVVPSARVGHIGLYRDPKTLVAVEYYFKMPGDLHERDVVIVDPMLATGNSAVAAVDRLKECGPKSIKFVCLLTCPEGVAAMRTAHPDVPIYTAAVDRQLDEHGYILPGLGDAGDRIFGTK; encoded by the coding sequence ATGGACGGCCTGCATCTGATCGACCATCCACTGATACAGCACAAACTCACGCTGCTGCGTCGGAAGGAGTCCTCCACGAAGACCTTTCGACAACTCGTCAACGAGATCGCCACGCTGTTGGCCTACGAGGTGCTCCGCGACGTTCCCTTGCACGACATCGAGATCGAGACGCCGCTGGAGACCATGACGGGGCGGGTGATCGACGGCAAGAAATTGGTCTTCGTGTCAATCCTGCGCGCGGGCACCGGCATTCTCGACGGCATGTTGGACGTGGTGCCGAGCGCCCGGGTGGGCCACATCGGGCTGTACCGCGACCCGAAGACGCTCGTCGCCGTCGAGTACTACTTCAAGATGCCCGGCGACCTCCACGAGCGCGACGTCGTGATCGTCGATCCCATGCTGGCTACGGGCAATTCGGCGGTCGCGGCCGTGGATCGGCTCAAGGAGTGCGGCCCCAAGTCGATCAAGTTCGTATGCCTGCTGACCTGTCCCGAGGGGGTGGCGGCGATGCGGACGGCGCACCCGGACGTGCCGATCTACACGGCGGCCGTCGATCGCCAACTCGACGAACACGGCTACATCCTGCCGGGGCTCGGCGATGCCGGCGACCGCATCTTCGGCACCAAGTAG
- a CDS encoding URC4/urg3 family protein, with the protein MTLGTTGAQNAEKADGAMALLRTTAAVRERANHLLRRARAGGSAYFDVDDSALPVAVAEVVEATRRRYPDLHIPFHSRWRHFEAGGIDRKTELETRLTAPDAGARARAMIDLVVVSVLLDAGAGPDWHYDEAASGRRFDRSEGLAAASWNAFVDGLFSSAADAPLRVDAVGLLNLTPARLAEAFQVGPGNPLVGIDGRVQLLHRLGRALAAQPEVFGPLGRPGDLFDRLLPGTGPATIDAHDVLSLLLDTLSGIWLADNVIGGQPLGDCWRHAAVPGPGLSAGWMPFHKLSQWLTYSLLEPFAWAGVRVVGLDSLTALPEYRNGGLLLDTGVLRMRDPRWLTTPWAVGDEPIVEWRALTVALLDELAPAVRDDLGVDAEHMPLACVLEGGTWAAGRVLAQRLRGGLPPLVIVSDGTVF; encoded by the coding sequence ATGACCCTCGGCACCACGGGCGCTCAGAACGCCGAGAAAGCCGATGGCGCAATGGCTTTGCTGCGAACGACCGCTGCCGTTCGCGAGCGCGCCAACCACCTGCTGCGGCGGGCGCGCGCCGGCGGATCGGCGTACTTCGACGTCGACGACTCCGCACTGCCGGTCGCGGTGGCCGAGGTCGTCGAGGCGACCCGTCGTCGCTATCCGGATCTGCACATTCCGTTCCACAGTCGATGGCGGCACTTCGAGGCAGGCGGTATCGACCGCAAGACCGAGTTGGAGACGCGACTCACGGCACCCGATGCCGGGGCGCGTGCGCGGGCGATGATCGATCTGGTGGTGGTCAGCGTCCTCCTCGACGCAGGCGCAGGCCCCGACTGGCATTACGACGAGGCGGCCAGTGGCCGGCGTTTCGACCGGTCCGAGGGGTTGGCCGCGGCCAGCTGGAACGCCTTCGTCGACGGGCTGTTCTCGAGTGCCGCCGACGCACCGCTGCGGGTCGACGCCGTGGGCCTGCTGAACCTGACTCCCGCACGGCTCGCCGAAGCGTTCCAGGTCGGGCCCGGCAATCCGTTGGTCGGCATCGACGGCCGGGTGCAGCTGCTGCACCGGCTGGGCCGGGCGCTGGCCGCGCAGCCCGAGGTCTTCGGTCCGCTCGGCCGCCCCGGTGACCTGTTCGACCGGCTGCTGCCCGGGACTGGTCCGGCAACCATCGACGCCCACGACGTCCTATCGCTGCTGCTCGACACGCTGTCCGGGATCTGGTTGGCGGACAACGTCATTGGCGGGCAGCCGCTCGGCGACTGCTGGCGTCACGCGGCGGTCCCCGGACCCGGCCTCAGCGCGGGCTGGATGCCCTTCCACAAGCTGTCGCAGTGGCTGACCTATTCGCTGCTCGAGCCGTTCGCATGGGCCGGTGTCCGCGTGGTGGGTCTGGACTCGCTGACCGCGCTCCCCGAGTATCGCAACGGTGGGCTGCTGCTGGACACCGGCGTGCTCCGCATGCGCGATCCACGATGGCTGACGACTCCATGGGCGGTGGGTGACGAACCAATCGTCGAATGGCGGGCCCTCACGGTCGCCCTACTCGACGAACTGGCGCCCGCGGTCCGTGACGATCTCGGCGTCGACGCCGAACACATGCCGCTGGCGTGTGTGCTCGAAGGGGGTACCTGGGCGGCCGGTCGCGTGCTGGCGCAGCGGCTCCGGGGTGGTCTGCCGCCGTTGGTCATCGTCAGCGACGGCACGGTCTTCTGA
- a CDS encoding GNAT family N-acetyltransferase produces the protein MGSTVEDRGDHLVVRTPRNPDFHWGNCIFVTDSQAVDDADRWVRTFRSAVPDADWIAIGLAQMPANPQAWATCGLELELDDVLATAVLPKQTTPPVGYDVHALVGADWEQVITRAVSEGTHERFATARANAQRDLVDHDVAQFVGAFFESRLVAELGIVDCGGTARYQNVGTALEHRGRGIASHLLGVAASWAASRGCTEWVIVTEAVNPAGRVYRRAGFEVVAPSVQAYRAPADLMLR, from the coding sequence ATGGGTTCCACCGTCGAGGATCGCGGCGATCACCTCGTCGTCCGTACTCCCCGCAACCCCGACTTCCATTGGGGCAATTGCATCTTCGTCACCGATAGCCAGGCGGTCGACGATGCGGACCGCTGGGTGCGGACCTTCCGGAGCGCCGTGCCGGACGCCGACTGGATCGCGATCGGACTCGCCCAGATGCCCGCGAACCCGCAGGCGTGGGCGACCTGCGGGCTGGAGTTGGAACTGGACGACGTGTTGGCGACGGCGGTTCTGCCAAAACAGACGACGCCACCCGTCGGATACGACGTCCACGCCCTCGTTGGCGCCGACTGGGAGCAGGTCATCACCCGTGCGGTCTCCGAGGGCACCCACGAACGGTTCGCGACGGCCCGTGCCAACGCTCAGCGCGACCTGGTCGACCACGACGTCGCCCAGTTCGTCGGCGCGTTCTTCGAGAGCCGATTGGTCGCCGAACTGGGGATCGTCGACTGCGGCGGCACGGCGCGCTACCAGAACGTCGGCACCGCGCTTGAACACCGGGGCCGGGGGATTGCGTCCCACCTGCTCGGCGTCGCGGCCAGCTGGGCCGCCTCGCGCGGATGCACCGAATGGGTCATCGTCACCGAGGCGGTCAATCCGGCCGGCCGCGTGTACCGCAGGGCCGGATTCGAAGTCGTCGCCCCGAGCGTGCAGGCGTACCGGGCGCCCGCCGACCTGATGCTTCGCTAG